Proteins encoded in a region of the Chelonoidis abingdonii isolate Lonesome George chromosome 2, CheloAbing_2.0, whole genome shotgun sequence genome:
- the LOC116835853 gene encoding LOW QUALITY PROTEIN: protein FAM200C-like (The sequence of the model RefSeq protein was modified relative to this genomic sequence to represent the inferred CDS: substituted 1 base at 1 genomic stop codon), which translates to MAQILLASQKGEESHGADSGLQCDAFVLHYMSSYELLLLIAKTKKAHITGETLMKPCLLKAADTMLGAETEKKSEISLSDNSVKLCIYDMAKDLELQVVEAVKASPFFAIQCDNSIDVAQYCHLHLIYIRFINDGIVKEELLFSKKLMTTSKASDVMKTVSDFFQVLVSKTLPGDLGDSLNLAIKVVNFLKNXALNTRLVAALCVDLGADNKILLFHTEVQRLSKGNILLRLFELKDKVEIFFKQQKKQELYCAFTNQMFQLPLAYLVDIFESLNNLNLKLQRNNAANTIAHHDATKAFTEKIKIWKCRMQAQMPNFLSFPTFSSLADVCKEDPKNKILFHLDCLANEFTCYFPDNFSGNPIHKLARNPFNVDVDSLPEVLQEQGLEMKYDSSVTDIFKNLSLEECG; encoded by the exons CATCTTATGAACTGTTGTTGCTCATCGCTAAAACCAAGAAAGCGCATATAACAGGAGAAACTCTCATGAAGCCTTGCTTGTTAAAAGCAGCTGATACCATGCTTGGtgctgaaacagaaaaaaaatcagaaatttctCTTTCTGACAATTCTGTGAAACTTTGCATCTATGACATGGCAAAAGATCTAGAACTTCAAGTTGTGGAGGCAGTGAAAGCTTCTCCTTTTTTTGCAATTCAGTGCGACAATAGCATTGATGTAGCACAATACTGTCATCTACATCTCATCTACATTCGATTCATTAATGACGGAATTGTAAAAGAAGAATTGCTTTTTTCGAAGAAATTGATGACCACATCAAAGGCTTCTGATGTTATGAAAACcgtttctgactttttt CAAGTCTTGGTTTCTAAAACCCTTCCAGGTGACTTAGGTGACTCATTGAATTTGGCCATCAAAGTTGTCAATTTTTTGAAGAACTGAGCTTTAAATACGAGACTTGTTGCAGCTCTTTGTGTGGATTTGGGAGCGGATAACAAAATTCTTTTGTTTCACACAGAGGTACAACGGCTTTCCAAAGGGAACATACTTTTGAGATTATTCGAACTGAAAGACAAAGTGGAAATTTTCTTCAAGCAACAGAAAAAACAAGAGTTATATTGTGCGTTTACAAACCAAATGTTTCAACTTCCATTGGCATACCTCGTGGACATTTTTGAATCTTTGAATAATCTCAATTTGAAGCTGCAGAGAAACAATGCTGCAAACACTATAGCACACCATGATGCCACCAAAgcatttacagaaaaaataaagatttggaAATGTCGAATGCAAGCTCAGATGCCTAACTTTTTGTCTTTTCCAACATTTTCATCACTCGCTGACGTTTGTAAAGAGGATCCGAAgaacaaaattttgtttcatcTGGACTGCCTTGCTAATGAATTCACCTGCTATTTTCCAGACAACTTTTCTGGCAACCCCATTCATAAATTAGCACGTAATCCATTCAATGTTGATGTCGATTCATTGCCAGAAGTATTGCAAGAACAAGGACTCGAAATGAAATATGATTCTAGTGTGACAGATATTTTCAAAAACTTAAGCCTGGAGGAATGTGGATAA